A portion of the Carya illinoinensis cultivar Pawnee chromosome 11, C.illinoinensisPawnee_v1, whole genome shotgun sequence genome contains these proteins:
- the LOC122281862 gene encoding presenilin-like protein At2g29900, protein MAQNTKPTSILDSLGEEIIRIIAPVSICMFMVVILVSVLDSSSSSSTSASVTSIATIAYSETNSDSSWDKFVGALLNSLVFVAVVTAVTFILVLLFYLRCTKFLKLYMGFSAFVVLGFMGGEIALFLIEDFSIPVDCITFVVALFNFAVVGVLAVFMSKMAILVTQAYLVVIGMLVAYWFTQLPEWTTWLLLVAMALYDLAAVLLPVGPLRLLVELAISRDEDIPALVYEARPVTHNDSGAVGRVAQRRVWRGRSGENSDHGSNNNPNANSVFVENVDSGSNSTSNASVVPDSSTESNTLVSGHNDATLVRAEEGWVPERDAELSAPLIDPRMNIQPQQSELEGIGLGSSGAIKLGLGDFIFYSVLVGRAAMYDFMTVYACYLAIIAGLGITLALLALYQKALPALPVSIALGVLFYVLTRFLLEVFVVECSLNLLMF, encoded by the coding sequence ATGGCCCAAAACACAAAACCCACAAGCATTCTAGATTCTCTGGGCGAAGAGATTATCAGAATCATAGCACCAGTCTCAATCTGCATGTTCATGGTGGTCATTTTGGTCTCTGTCCTCGATTCaagttcttcatcttccacttCAGCGTCGGTCACCTCCATAGCCACCATTGCATATTCTGAAACCAATTCGGACTCTTCCTGGGATAAATTCGTAGGTGCCCTTTTGAACTCCCTTGTGTTTGTGGCTGTTGTCACTGCTGTCACATTTATTTTGGTGCTGCTTTTCTACCTCAGATGCACTAAGTTCTTGAAACTCTACATGGGTTTTTCtgcttttgttgttttgggattCATGGGTGGTGAAATTGCATTGTTCCTGATTGAAGATTTTAGTATTCCTGTTGACTGTATTACGTTTGTGGTGGCTTTGTTTAATTTTGCCGTTGTGGGTGTTTTGGCTGTTTTCATGTCAAAAATGGCAATTCTTGTGACACAAGCCTACTTAGTTGTTATTGGGATGTTGGTTGCTTATTGGTTTACTCAATTGCCTGAATGGACTACTTGGCTGCTATTGGTTGCCATGGCATTGTATGATCTTGCTGCAGTTCTGTTGCCAGTTGGGCCCCTAAGGCTCTTGGTGGAGCTTGCAATATCAAGGGATGAGGATATCCCAGCATTGGTGTATGAGGCTCGGCCGGTAACTCATAACGACTCAGGTGCAGTGGGTCGAGTAGCACAGAGGAGAGTATGGAGAGGTAGGAGCGGTGAGAATTCAGATCATGGGTCAAACAATAATCCAAATGCCAATTCCGTGTTTGTTGAGAATGTGGATTCCGGGTCAAACTCCACCTCAAATGCCAGTGTCGTTCCAGATTCAAGTACAGAATCTAATACCTTAGTTAGTGGGCACAACGATGCTACATTGGTTAGAGCTGAAGAAGGTTGGGTTCCAGAGAGGGACGCAGAGCTATCTGCACCATTAATTGACCCTAGAATGAACATTCAGCCACAGCAATCAGAACTTGAAGGAATTGGGTTGGGGTCTTCTGGTGCAATCAAACTAGGGTTGGGTGACTTCATCTTCTACAGTGTATTGGTTGGTAGGGCAGCCATGTATGATTTTATGACAGTGTATGCTTGTTATCTTGCAATTATAGCCGGTCTGGGAATCACTCTGGCACTCTTGGCACTATATCAGAAAGCTTTGCCTGCTCTTCCTGTGTCAATAGCATTGGGTGTATTGTTCTATGTCTTGACTCGGTTTTTACTTGAAGTTTTTGTTGTGGAATGTTCTTTGAACCTCTTGATGTTCTGA